In the genome of Tripterygium wilfordii isolate XIE 37 chromosome 19, ASM1340144v1, whole genome shotgun sequence, one region contains:
- the LOC119985766 gene encoding trifunctional UDP-glucose 4,6-dehydratase/UDP-4-keto-6-deoxy-D-glucose 3,5-epimerase/UDP-4-keto-L-rhamnose-reductase RHM1-like → MATYTPKNILITGAAGFIASHVCNRLIRNYPDYKIVVLDKLDYCSNLKNLLPSKLSPNFRFVKGDIGSADLVNYLLIAESIDTIMHFAAQTHVDNSFGNSFEFTKNNIYGTHVLLEACKVTGQIRRFIHVSTDEVYGETDEDAVVGNHEASQLLPTNPYSATKAGAEMLVMAYGRSYGLPVITTRGNNVYGPNQFPEKLIPKFILLAMRGKVLPIHGDGSNVRSYLYCEDVAEAFEVILHKGEVGHVYNIGTKRERRVIDVAKDICKIFGMDPETNIKFVENRPFNDQRYFLDDEKLKILGWSERTAWEEGLRKTMEWYTQNPDWWGDVSGALLPHPRMLMMPGGRHFDGSEENKSSTYVLSNSTQSRMVVPVTRSSGSPQKPPYKFLIYGRTGWIGGLLGKLCEKQSIPYEYGRGRLEDRSSLIADIQNVKPTHIFNAAGVTGRPNVDWCESHKTETIRTNVAGTLTLADVCREHGLLMINYATGCIFEYNAAHPEGSGFGFKEEDKPNFTGSFYSKTKAMVEELLKEYDNVCTLRVRMPISSDLNNPRNFITKISRYNKVVNIPNSMTILDELLPISIEMAKRNLKGIWNFTNPGVVSHNEILEMYKSYIDSNFKWANFTLEEQAKVIVAPRSNNEMDATKLKTEFPELLSIKESLIKYVFEPNKRT, encoded by the exons ATGGCTACTTATACTCCAAAGAACATCCTCATTACTGGTGCTGCTGGGTTTATTGCATCCCATGTTTGTAATCGGCTCATCCGTAACTACCCTGACTACAAAATTGTTGTGCTCGATAAGCTTGATTACTGTTCTAATCTGAAAAATCTACTGCCCTCCAAATTATCCCCCAACTTCAGGTTTGTTAAGGGCGATATTGGTAGTGCTGATCTTGTCAACTACCTTCTCATCGCAGAGTCCATTGACACAATAATGCACTTTGCTGCCCAGACCCATGTTGACAACTCCTTTGGTAATAGCTTTGAGTTTACCAAGAATAATATCTACGGGACCCATGTCCTTCTTGAGGCCTGCAAGGTCACTGGCCAGATCAGGAGGTTCATCCATGTAAGTACAGATGAGGTCTATGGGGAAACAGATGAGGATGCTGTTGTGGGAAACCATGAGGCTTCTCAACTTCTCCCAACAAACCCATACTCTGCAACCAAAGCTGGAGCTGAAATGCTTGTTATGGCTTATGGTAGGTCATATGGTTTACCTGTCATAACAACACGTGGAAACAATGTTTATGGGCCCAATCAATTTCCTGAAAAATTGATTCCCAAGTTTATCCTACTGGCAATGAGAGGAAAAGTTCTTCCAATTCATGGAGATGGATCCAATGTGAGGAGCTATTTGTACTGTGAGGATGTTGCCGAGGCTTTTGAAGTTATACTTCACAAGGGAGAGGTTGGCCATGTTTACAATATTGGGACAAAGAGGGAAAGAAGAGTAATTGATGTGGCCAAAGATATATGCAAAATTTTCGGGATGGATCCAGAGACAAATATCAAGTTCGTGGAGAACAGGCCTTTTAATGATCAGAGGTACTTTCTGGATGATGAGAAGCTAAAGATTTTGGGCTGGTCTGAGCGAACTGCATGGGAAGAGGGGTTGAGGAAGACCATGGAATGGTATACTCAGAATCCTGATTGGTGGGGTGATGTCTCTGGGGCACTGCTCCCTCACCCAAGAATGTTAATGATGCCTGGTGGGAGGCACTTTGATGGATCTGAAGAAAACAAATCATCAACTTACGTATTAAGTAATTCTACCCAGTCCAGAATGGTGGTTCCAGTAACCAGGAGCAGTGGCTCTCCTCAAAAACCACCCTATAAGTTCTTAATCTATGGCAGGACTGGCTGGATTGGGGGGCTACTTGGCAAGTTATGTGAGAAACAGAGTATTCCATACGAGTATGGAAGGGGCCGTCTGGAGGATCGCTCATCACTAATAGCAGATATTCAGAATGTTAAGCCCACCCATATATTCAATGCTGCTGGTGTGACTGGGAGACCCAATGTTGACTGGTGTGAATCCCATAAGACAGAAACTATTCGCACCAATGTTGCTGGAACATTAACGTTAGCAGATGTTTGCAGAGAGCATGGACTCTTGATGATAAACTATGCCACCGGATGTATTTTCGAGTACAATGCTGCTCATCCTGAAGGTTCGGGCTTTGGGttcaaagaagaagacaaacCAAATTTCACTGGCTCCTTCTATTCCAAAACCAAAGCCATG GTTGAAGAGCTCTTGAAAGAATATGATAATGTCTGCACCCTTAGAGTCCGAATGCCAATATCATCCGACTTAAACAACCCTCGCAATTTCATCACCAAGATATCTCGTTACAATAAAGTTGTCAATATCCCCAACAGCATGACCATCTTGGATGAACTTTTACCTATTTCTATTGAGATGGCAAAGCGGAACTTGAAGGGTATATGGAACTTCACGAACCCTGGGGTTGTTAGCCACAATGAAATTCTGGAGATGTACAAGAGTTACATCGACTCCAACTTCAAATGGGCGAACTTCACATTGGAGGAGCAAGCCAAAGTCATAGTTGCCCCTCGAAGCAATAATGAGATGGATGCTACAAAGTTGAAGACAGAGTTCCCTGAGTTGCTGTCTATCAAGGAATCACTGATTAAGTATGTCTTTGAACCGAATAAAAGGACCTAA